In Brassica rapa cultivar Chiifu-401-42 chromosome A06, CAAS_Brap_v3.01, whole genome shotgun sequence, a single window of DNA contains:
- the LOC103874904 gene encoding uncharacterized protein LOC103874904, producing MPLTLVQAASVSYLRSHSTVPTLFKPSSGLLLKKSIFPDSKLTTFQRIFRSTKKASNGSARASLLETPVLWAGRVCVFYALVKAGLAGSKSNPIVSGLESGGVYVEDDGADLGFSKWIQNIKGKPDKDAADKRKLVSKWHPTTKGTLRRNYRVPSKGEGNRLLKAIASLLSDDDHFRDATSHKGCQIRRESAHGQSVCCNNVRALFDELPTPHLVVEITPFPAGPLTENDYLKAEKLEKVLRSGPNV from the exons ATGCCACTGACACTGGTTCAAGCAGCTTCAGTGTCCTACTTGAGATCCCACTCAACGGTTCCTACTCTCTTCAAGCCTTCCTCTGGTTTACTTCTTAAAAAGTCAATCTTTCCTGATTCCAAGTTAACAACTTTCCAACGGATCTTTCGTTCCACGAAGAAAGCCTCAAATGGGTCTGCTCGTGCTTCCTTGCTCGAGACCCCTGTCTTGTGGGCTGGTCGAGTTTGTGTCTTTTACGCGCTTGTCAAAGCTGGTTTAGCTGGATCCAAGTCTAACCCCATCGTTTCTG GGTTGGAAAGTGGTGGTGTTTATGTTGAAGATGATGGTGCGGATCTTGGTTTCTCTAAGTGGATTCAGAACATCAAGGGCAAACCAG ACAAGGATGCAGCAGATAAGAGGAAGCTGGTGAGCAAATGGCACCCAACGACAAAAGGAACACTAAGAAGGAACTACAGGGTACCTTCCAAAGGCGAAGGAAACCGTTTGCTCAAAGCCATTGCATCTCTTCTCTCAGATGATGACCACTTTAGGGATGCAACATCTCACAAG GGTTGTCAAATACGGCGGGAGAGTGCGCATGGTCAAAGCGTATGTTGCAACAACGTGAGAGCTCTGTTTGATGAGTTACCAACTCCGCATTTGGTGGTTGAGATCACACCTTTTCCAGCCGGTCCGCTTACAGAGAATGATTACCTTAAGGCCGAGAAGCTGGAAAAGGTTCTTAGGTCAGGCCCCAACGTTTGA
- the LOC103874902 gene encoding uncharacterized protein LOC103874902, producing the protein MATAAQLSGHFHRPIITAAGSDHRRHVTTTHYLPLPRRQRNLTSRLRPCMSLQVGNETTPTSTVDMEQLVGFLYKDLPHLFDDQGIDPKAYDERVKFRDPITKHDTISGYLFNISLLKNLFTPDFQLHWAKQTGPYEITTRWTMVMKFSLLPWKPELVFTGLSIMAVNPETKKFCSHLDLWDSVSNNDYFSFEGLVDVFKQLRVYKTPDLETPKYQILKRTANYEVRKYEPFIVVETNGDKLSGSSGFNNVAGYIFGKNATMEKIPMTTPVFTQATDPELSAVSVQIVIPSGKDLSSLPMPNEEKINLKKLEGGFAAAVKFSGKPTEDVVRAKENELRKSLSKDGLKAKTGCMLARYNDPGRTWNFIMRNEVIIWLEEFSLD; encoded by the exons ATGGCCACAGCTGCTCAGCTCTCCGGCCACTTTCACCGGCCAATCATCACCGCCGCTGGTAGCGATCACCGGCGGCATGTAACCACCACTCATTACCTCCCTCTCCCACGGCGACAACGCAACTTAACGTCTCGGCTGCGGCCTTGTATGAGTCTTCAAGTGGGCAACGAAACGACTCCAACATCGACGGTGGACATGGAACAGCTCGTCGGGTTCCTATACAAGGATCTTCCCCACCTTTTCGACGACCAAGGGATCGATCCGAAGGCCTACGACGAGCGCGTGAAGTTCAGAGACCCCATCACCAAGCACGACACTATAAGTGGATATCTCTTCAACATCTCTCTCTTGAAGAATCTCTTCACTCCTGATTTTCAACTTCACTGGGCTAAACAG ACAGGTCCATACGAGATAACTACAAGATGGACTATGGTAATGAAGTTCTCGCTTTTACCGTGGAAGCCAGAGCTTGTGTTCACAGGGTTATCAATCATGGCTGTTAATCCAGAAACTAAGAAATTTTGCAGCCATCTG GACTTGTGGGACTCTGTCAGTAACAATGACTACTTCTCTTTTGAAGGTCTTGTTGATGTGTTTAAGCAG TTACGGGTGTATAAAACGCCTGATTTGGAAACTCCAAAGTATCAGATACTGAAGAGAACAGCAAACTATGAG GTGAGAAAGTATGAACCTTTTATAGTAGTGGAGACAAATGGTGACAAGCTCTCTGGCTCCTCAGGTTTCAACAATGTAGCAGG GTACATATTTGGGAAAAACGCGACGATGGAGAAAATACCAATGACAACACCAGTGTTCACCCAAGCTACAGATCCTGAGCTCTCTGCAGTGTCAGTACAAATTGTCATTCCATCTGGAAAAGATCTCAGCAG CTTACCGATGCCTAATGAAGAAAAGATAAACTTGAAGAAGCTAGAAGGAGGGTTTGCTGCGGCAGTGAAGTTCAGTGGGAAACCGACAGAGGATGTTGTCCGGGCAAAAGAGAATGAACTGAGGAAGAGTTTGAGTAAAGATGGTCTTAAAGCTAAGACGGGTTGTATGCTTGCTCGTTACAATGATCCAGGACGAACATGGAACTTCATAATG AGGAACGAAGTTATCATATGGCTTGAGGAGTTCAGCTTGGATTAG
- the LOC103874905 gene encoding uncharacterized protein LOC103874905 isoform X1 — MTSTTTAPKISMFGAKSGFVIPKNKLSGSLIPIFQRGGGGAGKDNGTLAKLGKRKTKWGPDLTQDVAVKKGRVLAYQKRLDQITQQLESGTHEAEADRETNSDCLFPVKIAEHLELEKREAIGEILELNPRFKAPPDYKPVLKEARLPIDVKEHSDFSFLSLIFGSQGDTQKQLEKETGAKVQVFGTKTGGEKVELTPSDENEIQTSWEELYFQISSDIYEKVDAAIAVIELLISSVSGNTEAGAAPSSSKSEDVSTLPGNINATTTDPNSEHPTDNSVQPPQAQFEDYGSSLPLASNQVPFHPPLNPSVPSLGNRIPDQEQPTNPLFAQQPIPFHQNTSLRPDFQGPRPPDLFSFNLSSTPRPYSVVQPGFSTVPPYSGSQIQPLGPRSTMRPSTLSTFQPVPNSGFRPPLLPEMVSSNMSQSVRPLAPNLSLHPVAHQPGTEIPSVPFPSGISLKHLTEYVSGGSLRPMSVSPYVSGRLAGPLPTYPSTNTAPRTFQGDFVFHPQSHISPRPNSQTVHLPPLVFRAPSVSPASQHFGQSFTRSQHFGRQMDQPLSHLPGPFHGNVRSSNLQSFRPPLPRVMPRNFPEAQFPQRSALFPPRPVFHNDNLNPNGQPQIRHRSNAGVHQVYDPFSPSDA; from the exons ATGACATCTACCACTACCGCTCCGAAGATCTCAATGTTCGGTGCCAAGTCCGGATTCGTAATCCCTAAAAACAAGTTATCCGGATCACTGATCCCCATTTTTCAACGCGGCGGAGGAGGCGCCGGTAAGGATAACGGAACGCTCGCGAAGCTAGGGAAGAGGAAGACTAAGTGGGGACCTGATTTGACGCAAGACGTTGCAGTCAAGAAAGGCAGAGTCTTGGCTTACCAG AAACGTTTGGATCAAATCACACAGCAGTTGGAATCAGGAACTCATGAGGCCGAGGCTGATAGGGAAACGAACAGTGAT TGTTTGTTTCCTGTCAAGATTGCTGAACATCTGGAGTTGGAGAAACGTGAAGCAATTG GGGAGATACTTGAGTTGAATCCGAGGTTCAAGGCTCCACCTGACTATAAGCCAGTGCTGAAAGAAGCTAGATTGCCCATCGAT GTCAAGGAACATTCTGATTTTAGCTTTCTAAGTCTCATATTTGGTTCCCAAGGTGATACTCAGAAACAGCTCGAAAAA GAGACTGGAGCCAAAGTGCAAGTTTTTGGTACTAAAACAGGAGGAGAGAAG GTTGAACTCACTCCTTCAGATGAAAATGAGATCCAGACGTCCTGGGAAGAGTTATATTTTCAGATATCATCTGATATTTACGAAAAAGTAGATGCAGCTATTGCTGTAATTGAGCTGCTTATCTCTTCAGTGTCT GGAAATACAGAAGCTGGGGCTGCTCCTTCATCTTCTAAATCTGAAGACGTTTCAACCCTTCCAGGCAACATCAACGCGACTACTACAGACCCAAACTCTGAACATCCCACTGACAACTCTGTACAACCACCACAAGCTCAATTCGAAGATTATGGTTCCTCTTTACCATTGGCTTCAAATCAAGTTCCATTTCATCCACCTCTTAATCCCTCTGTTCCAAGTCTTGGTAATCGTATCCCGGATCAAGAACAGCCAACCAATCCTCTTTTTGCTCAGCAACCAATTCCATTTCATCAAAACACATCATTACGTCCTGACTTTCAAGGCCCTCGTCCACCAGATCTATTTTCTTTTAACCTTTCCAGCACACCAAGGCCCTACTCCGTGGTCCAACCAGGTTTTTCGACTGTGCCTCCATATTCTGGCAGTCAGATACAACCACTAGGACCACGATCTACAATGAGGCCGTCGACCCTATCCACTTTCCAACCCGTACCTAACAGTGGATTTAGACCACCGCTGTTGCCGGAAATGGTTTCAAGCAACATGTCCCAGTCAGTACGGCCTCTGGCTCCTAACCTCAGTCTACATCCGGTAGCTCATCAGCCAGGTACTGAAATACCATCAGTTCCCTTTCCCTCTGGTATCAGTCTGAAACATCTAACAGAATATGTTTCTGGTGGTTCTCTGCGTCCCATGTCAGTGTCACCATATGTTTCTGGCAGGCTTGCTGGTCCTCTTCCTACTTATCCTTCCACAAATACAGCTCCAAGGACATTTCAAGGCGATTTCGTTTTCCATCCACAATCCCATATATCTCCTAGACCCAACTCTCAAACAGTTCATCTCCCTCCTCTGGTATTTCGAGCCCCATCCGTCAGTCCAGCCTCCCAACATTTTGGGCAAAGCTTCACAAGATCACAGCACTTTGGGAGGCAGATGGATCAACCCCTGAGCCACCTGCCTGGACCATTTCACGGTAACGTGAGATCTTCAAACTTGCAGAGCTTTAGACCTCCATTGCCTCGGGTGATGCCTAGGAACTTCCCTGAAGCTCAGTTCCCGCAGCGTTCTGCACTTTTCCCTCCAAGACCAGTGTTCCATAATGATAACCTGAACCCAAATGGCCAACCACAGATTCGACACAGGTCTAACGCAGGTGTGCATCAAGTATATGATCCTTTTTCACCTAGTGACGCATGA
- the LOC103874905 gene encoding protein transport protein Sec24-like CEF isoform X2, giving the protein MTSTTTAPKISMFGAKSGFVIPKNKLSGSLIPIFQRGGGGAGKDNGTLAKLGKRKTKWGPDLTQDVAVKKGRVLAYQKRLDQITQQLESGTHEAEADRETNSDIAEHLELEKREAIGEILELNPRFKAPPDYKPVLKEARLPIDVKEHSDFSFLSLIFGSQGDTQKQLEKETGAKVQVFGTKTGGEKVELTPSDENEIQTSWEELYFQISSDIYEKVDAAIAVIELLISSVSGNTEAGAAPSSSKSEDVSTLPGNINATTTDPNSEHPTDNSVQPPQAQFEDYGSSLPLASNQVPFHPPLNPSVPSLGNRIPDQEQPTNPLFAQQPIPFHQNTSLRPDFQGPRPPDLFSFNLSSTPRPYSVVQPGFSTVPPYSGSQIQPLGPRSTMRPSTLSTFQPVPNSGFRPPLLPEMVSSNMSQSVRPLAPNLSLHPVAHQPGTEIPSVPFPSGISLKHLTEYVSGGSLRPMSVSPYVSGRLAGPLPTYPSTNTAPRTFQGDFVFHPQSHISPRPNSQTVHLPPLVFRAPSVSPASQHFGQSFTRSQHFGRQMDQPLSHLPGPFHGNVRSSNLQSFRPPLPRVMPRNFPEAQFPQRSALFPPRPVFHNDNLNPNGQPQIRHRSNAGVHQVYDPFSPSDA; this is encoded by the exons ATGACATCTACCACTACCGCTCCGAAGATCTCAATGTTCGGTGCCAAGTCCGGATTCGTAATCCCTAAAAACAAGTTATCCGGATCACTGATCCCCATTTTTCAACGCGGCGGAGGAGGCGCCGGTAAGGATAACGGAACGCTCGCGAAGCTAGGGAAGAGGAAGACTAAGTGGGGACCTGATTTGACGCAAGACGTTGCAGTCAAGAAAGGCAGAGTCTTGGCTTACCAG AAACGTTTGGATCAAATCACACAGCAGTTGGAATCAGGAACTCATGAGGCCGAGGCTGATAGGGAAACGAACAGTGAT ATTGCTGAACATCTGGAGTTGGAGAAACGTGAAGCAATTG GGGAGATACTTGAGTTGAATCCGAGGTTCAAGGCTCCACCTGACTATAAGCCAGTGCTGAAAGAAGCTAGATTGCCCATCGAT GTCAAGGAACATTCTGATTTTAGCTTTCTAAGTCTCATATTTGGTTCCCAAGGTGATACTCAGAAACAGCTCGAAAAA GAGACTGGAGCCAAAGTGCAAGTTTTTGGTACTAAAACAGGAGGAGAGAAG GTTGAACTCACTCCTTCAGATGAAAATGAGATCCAGACGTCCTGGGAAGAGTTATATTTTCAGATATCATCTGATATTTACGAAAAAGTAGATGCAGCTATTGCTGTAATTGAGCTGCTTATCTCTTCAGTGTCT GGAAATACAGAAGCTGGGGCTGCTCCTTCATCTTCTAAATCTGAAGACGTTTCAACCCTTCCAGGCAACATCAACGCGACTACTACAGACCCAAACTCTGAACATCCCACTGACAACTCTGTACAACCACCACAAGCTCAATTCGAAGATTATGGTTCCTCTTTACCATTGGCTTCAAATCAAGTTCCATTTCATCCACCTCTTAATCCCTCTGTTCCAAGTCTTGGTAATCGTATCCCGGATCAAGAACAGCCAACCAATCCTCTTTTTGCTCAGCAACCAATTCCATTTCATCAAAACACATCATTACGTCCTGACTTTCAAGGCCCTCGTCCACCAGATCTATTTTCTTTTAACCTTTCCAGCACACCAAGGCCCTACTCCGTGGTCCAACCAGGTTTTTCGACTGTGCCTCCATATTCTGGCAGTCAGATACAACCACTAGGACCACGATCTACAATGAGGCCGTCGACCCTATCCACTTTCCAACCCGTACCTAACAGTGGATTTAGACCACCGCTGTTGCCGGAAATGGTTTCAAGCAACATGTCCCAGTCAGTACGGCCTCTGGCTCCTAACCTCAGTCTACATCCGGTAGCTCATCAGCCAGGTACTGAAATACCATCAGTTCCCTTTCCCTCTGGTATCAGTCTGAAACATCTAACAGAATATGTTTCTGGTGGTTCTCTGCGTCCCATGTCAGTGTCACCATATGTTTCTGGCAGGCTTGCTGGTCCTCTTCCTACTTATCCTTCCACAAATACAGCTCCAAGGACATTTCAAGGCGATTTCGTTTTCCATCCACAATCCCATATATCTCCTAGACCCAACTCTCAAACAGTTCATCTCCCTCCTCTGGTATTTCGAGCCCCATCCGTCAGTCCAGCCTCCCAACATTTTGGGCAAAGCTTCACAAGATCACAGCACTTTGGGAGGCAGATGGATCAACCCCTGAGCCACCTGCCTGGACCATTTCACGGTAACGTGAGATCTTCAAACTTGCAGAGCTTTAGACCTCCATTGCCTCGGGTGATGCCTAGGAACTTCCCTGAAGCTCAGTTCCCGCAGCGTTCTGCACTTTTCCCTCCAAGACCAGTGTTCCATAATGATAACCTGAACCCAAATGGCCAACCACAGATTCGACACAGGTCTAACGCAGGTGTGCATCAAGTATATGATCCTTTTTCACCTAGTGACGCATGA
- the LOC103874905 gene encoding uncharacterized protein LOC103874905 isoform X3 → MTSTTTAPKISMFGAKSGFVIPKNKLSGSLIPIFQRGGGGAGKDNGTLAKLGKRKTKWGPDLTQDVAVKKGRVLAYQKRLDQITQQLESGTHEAEADRETNSDCLFPVKIAEHLELEKREAIGEILELNPRFKAPPDYKPVLKEARLPIDVKEHSDFSFLSLIFGSQGDTQKQLEKETGAKVQVFGTKTGGEKVELTPSDENEIQTSWEELYFQISSDIYEKVDAAIAVIELLISSVSGNTEAGAAPSSSKSEDVSTLPGNINATTTDPNSEHPTDNSVQPPQAQFEDYGSSLPLASNQVPFHPPLNPSVPSLGNRIPDQEQPTNPLFAQQPIPFHQNTSLRPDFQGPRPPDLFSFNLSSTPRPYSVVQPGFSTVPPYSGSQIQPLGPRSTMRPSTLSTFQPVPNSGFRPPLLPEMVSSNMSQSVRPLAPNLSLHPVAHQPVSPYVSGRLAGPLPTYPSTNTAPRTFQGDFVFHPQSHISPRPNSQTVHLPPLVFRAPSVSPASQHFGQSFTRSQHFGRQMDQPLSHLPGPFHGNVRSSNLQSFRPPLPRVMPRNFPEAQFPQRSALFPPRPVFHNDNLNPNGQPQIRHRSNAGVHQVYDPFSPSDA, encoded by the exons ATGACATCTACCACTACCGCTCCGAAGATCTCAATGTTCGGTGCCAAGTCCGGATTCGTAATCCCTAAAAACAAGTTATCCGGATCACTGATCCCCATTTTTCAACGCGGCGGAGGAGGCGCCGGTAAGGATAACGGAACGCTCGCGAAGCTAGGGAAGAGGAAGACTAAGTGGGGACCTGATTTGACGCAAGACGTTGCAGTCAAGAAAGGCAGAGTCTTGGCTTACCAG AAACGTTTGGATCAAATCACACAGCAGTTGGAATCAGGAACTCATGAGGCCGAGGCTGATAGGGAAACGAACAGTGAT TGTTTGTTTCCTGTCAAGATTGCTGAACATCTGGAGTTGGAGAAACGTGAAGCAATTG GGGAGATACTTGAGTTGAATCCGAGGTTCAAGGCTCCACCTGACTATAAGCCAGTGCTGAAAGAAGCTAGATTGCCCATCGAT GTCAAGGAACATTCTGATTTTAGCTTTCTAAGTCTCATATTTGGTTCCCAAGGTGATACTCAGAAACAGCTCGAAAAA GAGACTGGAGCCAAAGTGCAAGTTTTTGGTACTAAAACAGGAGGAGAGAAG GTTGAACTCACTCCTTCAGATGAAAATGAGATCCAGACGTCCTGGGAAGAGTTATATTTTCAGATATCATCTGATATTTACGAAAAAGTAGATGCAGCTATTGCTGTAATTGAGCTGCTTATCTCTTCAGTGTCT GGAAATACAGAAGCTGGGGCTGCTCCTTCATCTTCTAAATCTGAAGACGTTTCAACCCTTCCAGGCAACATCAACGCGACTACTACAGACCCAAACTCTGAACATCCCACTGACAACTCTGTACAACCACCACAAGCTCAATTCGAAGATTATGGTTCCTCTTTACCATTGGCTTCAAATCAAGTTCCATTTCATCCACCTCTTAATCCCTCTGTTCCAAGTCTTGGTAATCGTATCCCGGATCAAGAACAGCCAACCAATCCTCTTTTTGCTCAGCAACCAATTCCATTTCATCAAAACACATCATTACGTCCTGACTTTCAAGGCCCTCGTCCACCAGATCTATTTTCTTTTAACCTTTCCAGCACACCAAGGCCCTACTCCGTGGTCCAACCAGGTTTTTCGACTGTGCCTCCATATTCTGGCAGTCAGATACAACCACTAGGACCACGATCTACAATGAGGCCGTCGACCCTATCCACTTTCCAACCCGTACCTAACAGTGGATTTAGACCACCGCTGTTGCCGGAAATGGTTTCAAGCAACATGTCCCAGTCAGTACGGCCTCTGGCTCCTAACCTCAGTCTACATCCGGTAGCTCATCAGCCAG TGTCACCATATGTTTCTGGCAGGCTTGCTGGTCCTCTTCCTACTTATCCTTCCACAAATACAGCTCCAAGGACATTTCAAGGCGATTTCGTTTTCCATCCACAATCCCATATATCTCCTAGACCCAACTCTCAAACAGTTCATCTCCCTCCTCTGGTATTTCGAGCCCCATCCGTCAGTCCAGCCTCCCAACATTTTGGGCAAAGCTTCACAAGATCACAGCACTTTGGGAGGCAGATGGATCAACCCCTGAGCCACCTGCCTGGACCATTTCACGGTAACGTGAGATCTTCAAACTTGCAGAGCTTTAGACCTCCATTGCCTCGGGTGATGCCTAGGAACTTCCCTGAAGCTCAGTTCCCGCAGCGTTCTGCACTTTTCCCTCCAAGACCAGTGTTCCATAATGATAACCTGAACCCAAATGGCCAACCACAGATTCGACACAGGTCTAACGCAGGTGTGCATCAAGTATATGATCCTTTTTCACCTAGTGACGCATGA